One stretch of Methylococcus capsulatus DNA includes these proteins:
- a CDS encoding TolC family protein: MILLHGLLGVFLAIASASARGEEDAMTEPAGLLPFDARLSLHGVVQTTFENYPQTAMVDAMRLETNALQQRSDSWIPGYPMVYIQNNQNIAGDGEGMTQWGYQVPLWRWGQRDASQAVTDRAAESTERFGLGLKHEVAGLVRESLWNLKMMQNRHQFARTVYEVSLKLVETVKRRVELGDLAQADLLLAQSDSLEKKTSLTQAAVDLQHAHQAFANLTRMQSAPEKFDEELSRLTAITEEHPQLAALNAMIERAQADVEFVRQWKQGTQPTVLIGAQHRAFVNKNLQNDTNVVLQIPIGGDAYNEPFVAQANLVLTQKITERDNLIRLLQRSLKQAQQTLEADRKALDIARNRRDMAETLIRMNRIALETGEIQLIDFLQVQTTAQAAIWDAMQKEIQLKRDIAAYNQVVGVTP; encoded by the coding sequence ATGATCCTCCTTCATGGACTCCTCGGTGTTTTCCTCGCCATCGCCTCCGCTTCGGCCCGGGGCGAGGAAGACGCCATGACTGAGCCTGCCGGCCTGCTGCCTTTCGACGCCCGGCTCAGCCTCCACGGCGTGGTGCAAACCACTTTCGAGAACTATCCGCAAACGGCGATGGTCGACGCCATGCGCCTGGAAACCAACGCCTTGCAGCAGCGCAGTGACAGCTGGATTCCGGGCTACCCCATGGTCTATATCCAAAACAACCAGAACATTGCAGGCGATGGTGAAGGCATGACGCAATGGGGCTACCAGGTCCCCCTCTGGCGTTGGGGACAACGGGATGCGAGCCAGGCAGTCACCGATAGGGCCGCCGAAAGCACGGAACGGTTCGGGCTGGGCCTCAAACACGAGGTCGCCGGCCTGGTCCGGGAGAGCCTATGGAATCTCAAAATGATGCAAAACCGTCATCAGTTCGCCAGGACTGTGTACGAGGTGTCGCTGAAACTGGTCGAAACGGTCAAACGCCGTGTCGAGCTCGGCGATCTCGCCCAGGCCGACCTGCTGCTGGCCCAGAGCGACTCTTTGGAAAAGAAGACCTCGCTCACCCAGGCCGCCGTCGACCTGCAGCATGCCCACCAGGCTTTCGCGAACCTGACCCGAATGCAATCGGCACCTGAAAAATTCGATGAAGAACTCTCCAGGCTGACGGCCATCACCGAGGAACACCCCCAGCTGGCCGCCCTGAATGCCATGATCGAGCGTGCCCAGGCCGATGTGGAATTCGTCCGGCAATGGAAGCAAGGTACCCAGCCCACCGTCTTGATCGGCGCCCAGCATCGCGCCTTCGTCAACAAGAACCTGCAGAACGACACCAACGTGGTTCTCCAGATACCGATCGGGGGCGATGCCTATAACGAGCCCTTCGTCGCCCAGGCGAATTTGGTACTGACCCAGAAGATCACGGAACGCGACAACCTGATCCGCCTACTCCAGCGATCGCTCAAGCAGGCACAGCAAACCCTGGAGGCGGACCGCAAAGCGCTGGACATCGCCAGGAACCGGCGCGATATGGCCGAAACCCTGATCCGGATGAACCGGATCGCGCTTGAAACCGGCGAAATCCAGCTGATCGACTTTCTGCAGGTCCAGACT